Genomic segment of Dermacentor albipictus isolate Rhodes 1998 colony chromosome 5, USDA_Dalb.pri_finalv2, whole genome shotgun sequence:
TGCGGAGAGGCATGAGCACGAACGGCAGACGAACGGGAGCAACATAGAGGACGCGAAGCGTAACACACTTCGAGGAGCGCGTTCAAGGTCGCCGCTGTGTTGCTTGCAAGAAGAAGCGATGCGACTGCAGCCGTGGTTTCTCTGCCAGGAACAGCATCGCTTCCGACCACTTTTACGCTCGAAGCTTGTGGCGCCGGGGAGAAGGGGGGAAGCTGCGCCGATTGCGCTCTTCCGTCACCTCGAAGATGGAGCGGTTCTAGCTGCGCGCTTCCAGCTTATACGCATGCGGCGGGGACGTCAACTCGCATTAATTGTCAACGTTCCGGCGGCAGTCTCTTGCTTGTCTTCCCGCGTATACCAGTATAATTTAGTGACTTTAATTTCTTCCTTCTCACTGCGAGAATAAGTTTGAACCTGTTGCGGCCACGCAGTGCGAACTGCTAGCAAAGGTGACCCAGGTGTACCGCTGTGATTCTAATCCAGACCGAGCGTCTACACAATCATTTAAAGCGCACTGAGGCCGACCATATCGAGACCAGAGAAAGTCGCTCTATCGGAATATCCTAATGCAATCCGACTATATGCAATATACAGATACGTCACGTGACAGGtgagtggctgcccgaatgactACTGCGCCTGAGCTTTTGAGGAGAAATGCAGAACGATGACTGAGTGTACAATGGCATCCAAGGTGTGCGAAGTGTGTGGGTCGAAAGAGCAGTCGCTGCACGGAAGGCATGCGTTACAGTACGCGAAGAGCAGAACACAAGATCGTCCCGTTTCCGGACGACGAGCGTTGTTATACGCGTTTGCCACGCACCGATCGTTGCCGACCGTTGACGACATCCGCGTTCGACTCTCTCGCGGCGTCGTCTCGAGGAAGGGCATCGCTGCGCGCCCTGGCGGAGCGCGCTCGTGACAGGGCGCCGCATAATGGGCGGGGATCGGCTAATGGATGCCGCTCGCGCAGTGACCGCCGGGGTTCACGTCCGCAGGCGCGGCCTGTCCGGTTGTGACGGCGAAGGAGCAACGGCTTCCCAGCCCGTCTTTGGCCACGTTTGTTTTCGTCTCCGCCGCTCCGGCGAAAGCCACCCGAGCGGCGAGGAGGGATGAACTTGAACGGCGCTTCCTTCCTGGCGAGGTGATGATGCTGTCCCAGGCCGTTTACACGGGAGCGTCACGTGACCGCCTATATGCTTATGTTTGTGTGCGCCGGTGTGCTTTTCTATAAAGGGGCAAGTCGGATGCCCATTGCGCGCAGGCTAACGCGAGCGCCGGCAGAGGCTTCTTCTCACGAGCAGGACACCCAGTGCGCGTCGCGGCGGAGCCGCGCACCATGACGGTGAGCTGAGCGCGATCACCACGCCGGTGTTTTGCGGCCTCTTGTGCGGCACCACGTGGAGCGTACACCATGGACGCGTCACTAGTTGTCACGGCGTCCAACGGTTGTCGGAGGTAGACGTGCAGGCTGGTACAGACGCGTGACCGTGGCACTGCGAAGAGTTGAGCCTCAGACTTGTCGCTTATGTGGTTATACTTGCAGCAtttagcgagagagagagagagagatgagaatTGATTGAGGAAAGATAGTAGTAGCCTCAAGTTCTGCTACTCTGCTCTCAGCAGCTAGCTAAGACACTCAATGTGTGCACCGCTCGAATACGATTCTCGTTGCCTGTAACAGACGCTGTTGTCGAAGGTTTGAGCAATGTTTACCGCTGAGACCTGCGTAGTTAACCCACGCTAGGCAAGTCCTATTTTTCGACGCGCGTGCTGATGCCCCAGTCTGCGCTCAACGTACGTACGTTTCTTTTGGGGCTTGCAAGCAAAAGTAATTGTGTTTGGTACCTTTCCCGCCCGTATCCGACAGCTCTGTAATCGACATCATCTGAGCTTAAAAACTGGGGTATTCAAAATGATCGGCTTGTCATTTTGTCTGCTAAATTTAATTGTGTGGGTGGTATTTTGCTTTGCAAAACCTTTTCCTCTAATTCCTGTAGGGGCCGTGCTCAACGTTTCACCGATGATGTAAATCACGTCGGCGGCTACTACCGCAGATAGGCGTGAAAGCTTATGGGCTGATCTAAACAGTGTCACCGAATGTCATCAATGTACATGAGATGACCTGAGGATTTTTCTTTACTATTCTTATGTGAGCCAGAATCTGATGTAAAGCGGCGGCGGTCGCGCGGTTCTTTGTACATTGTAAAATGTGTGGGCCTGGAAAGCCTTCATTGCTGCCACAAAGAcgtaaaaaaaagtttacaagtGTGCGAATCGTATAGTGATCTTCCTCGCGCTAATTTTTGGCGTTCACACTCGCAGCCTGTTCTAGTACTGGCGACTGTCCTCGCATTCGCGAGCGGAGGTTCAGTGAGCCAGCAAAGGGTTGCAACGCGTACCGGCACAAGTACGCACTTCAAGACACAGGACGTGAGTATTTGCGTCCATATATTCCTTTGATTATGTGATGTCTATAGCCATGGCCGCCGCCACCATCGTCTTTTAACTAATTTCACTGGTGTATTAAGTGTGAGCATGGAGAATTTCGTCTGCATGGAGCAGCCGGCAGCAACGACTTCTTGAAAACAATCCAATGTTCTTGTCGAAAGTGATGATGTATCCGTGAAACCTGATGCCATTTTAGGCcatttcttactttctttcagctCGTTTTATTGGAATGCTTCTTTCCCACCCAAAGGCAGCGTCTTACATGCTGCCTATGCAGGCGCACACTTATACGTACTACAGTAAAGAGATCATGGGTACTCATGTACTCGGCGAACGTGAATGCTTGCTTCTTTTGCGCACTTTATGTAATCAGCAATTTTTCTTGACCTTCAAGCGACGCGTTATCCATTTCTTGCTCCTTGCAGAGCCAAGGAAACTACAGATTCGGCTACGACGTAGTTCATTCTTCGGGCAGCAGCTTTCACAAAGAGGAGAGCTCCAATGGAGTCAAAGTGGGGTCGTACGGGCTGCGAGACATTGATGGCCGCGTCCGCGTCGTCAACTACGTGGCGGATGCGCAAGGATTCCGCGCCGACGTGCGGACCAACGAGCCGGGGGTGGAACCCATGAAGGACCCCGCCGGCGCCACCATAAGCGGCCCGCCGCCGGTCGCTGCTCTGCCGGACTTGACGGCAGGCGAGCCCTCCGACGAGGACGAAGAGGCTGTGGCTACAGTGACCGCAGAACCCACGGCCGAGCTACCTGCAGAAGGCACCGCGGATGTGCCTGCGGCGCCCACGTTGTCGACGAGTTCCACCTCGGGTCGTTCGACGGTGGTGCCTCCAGTGAGCATCGAGCCCGACGTTATCCAAAATCAGCCTGGTGCAGCCAAAGACGCGGACACGTCTGTGAGTGTCCATGCGGGAGGCGACGTTGCCCCGCCCGAAGTTTTGACCGATGCGGATGAGGTTAGCGCGAAGCCGCCTGCTCGTCGCCGCACTAAGCCCAGGCCTCCCGTGTTCCCGCCGTCTCCGGCGCCCAGACCCGTGCCCTCGGAGTCCCCTCCGTCCGTGCCATTGGCTGCTCCGGCAGCTAAGGAGATCGGCGGGGTATCTTCCGGTCCATCTCCAAAAAGGCCCGGCGCCCCTCCGAGGCGCAAAGTCAGTATGCCCAGGTACCCGttctacgtggacgcagcagacgtGCACATCGTCGGGCCCGCCTTTCACCCGGCACCGGCAGTGCCTTTCCACCGAAGGCCCGGAGGCTTCCAGGTGGCCGCTTTTCACGGGGGATTCCCGTTCAAGGTGGCGAGGCACCCGCCTTTCTCGCCGGCCGCGTTCGGGTACTTTCCCGCCGGTGTGCCCCAACTGTCGTCCTTCGCCCCAAGCCACCCGGATGGTGCCTTCCACCCGGTATTCTACGCGAACCCAGCGTTAGCGTCCGCCTTCTTCCACTCTGCGCAGCTGAGCCACGCGGGTTTTCCCTTCGGCCAGCTCAAGTGGCCCTACCACGCACCCTTCCTGCCGCCAGTGGTGGCGTTCCCCTTCTAGGAGCAAACGAGATCGCGCGCGTTCGCCTTTATGCGCTATTCCCACTCTGACGCACGCTCAGTTTTGCAGAAGCATCTTTGGCGGCGGGTACGCGAGATGATCCACACTTATGCTTCCCTGTTCTCGTATCATTCCGGCCCGATAAAGCCCCTGCATGACGTCTTAAGCCGGCCAGTTGGGAAGAGGGTCGATCCAGGGGCTTGACGGCCCGACAGTGCGCAGGGCGTCACGATCTCCTACGTATGCAGTCGTACCTCGCCAAGAGGCATCCGCTTGACGTCAACTTCTCTGAAACCGTGACGGAAACCCACCAAGGCGGACGCATTCCGGGATGGCTGCGTTTCCTGATCTTTCGTCGAGCAAACATCTACTCGCGATTGCACTGCCAACTGTAAGTGCAGCGCCGCCGCTGCAAACAACGTGCGGTGGAATACGCTCGCGCATTTAGGATGATACCCACCGATCTCTCAGCGTCTCACAGTTTCTCGTCACACCGCCGGTCTGTACTCGCGCTGCTGTGTCGAGATGCACGGGTGCCTCTGGCTGCGCACTGTCGTTCGTTGTCTTTCAGACAAGCTTTAAAGTAAATCCTGTTTCGGCTGGAAGAAATAAGCTGGCGGCATTCGCAGGCCTAAAGCTGGTCTTACAGGAGCGTGGGTCGCGATTTTCGGCACGCGCCTTTCCGGACCGTCTCATTCCTTCAGGCTTGTCGCAACTTTACATTGCGCGGACTCAAGGATCAGTTGTGCCGACGTCTTTCGAATTCGGAGATGAAGttcctgtgcttttttttttttgtcgtggtgCCAAGGCGGCTGAAAATACGCTGCAGAAATAAACACGTTTACtgtataggtgtgtgtgtgtgtgtgtctgtctcgCGTCTGTTTATTGTGTCCGGCAGAAATAGACACCGAAAAAGGTACACCATACCTATATACTAACGAGAGTCAGGACTTAACCGGAACATTCGCGCATTTGAACGCAATTTTATGCGGAAAAGAACACGTACATAACCTTTTTCTGAAAATGTGTATTCTTAGCATATTATGCATAAAGACTACATATCAGGCGGAATTGGTACTTCTGCGCTGTGCATATATGTATTAGCAAAGAACTTAATTTTGGAGAACAGATTATAAACTGGCTGTGGTGAACATAAACAtgctgaaaatattttttttgccagTCCCGTACAGGATGTTGGCATCCGTCTCAACATTTCTATTGTATTAAATAAACATCTCATCTCACAGTTAGGCATGCACTGCATAGACTTTGCATCAGCACGGCCGCCGCATCATTCACTGACTTCCATGGCCTATGTCATCGACGTCTGTAAATACATCTACACTGCGGCACCACGTGGGCACTGTTGATTTGGCCCTGCTAGGACACCAGTTTCACACGGAGCCGAAATATACCAGTCTAGAGGGCACTCGGATGCCGAGAGGCGTACTTGATTTCAACACAGTGATTTATGTTTTAGTCAGATTCTAATAGACACTCTGATATTCCTTTTATAACGGTCAGCGGTTCTGTCGAAATGTGATAAATGCGGGCTGTGCAGCTTGCGCAAAACGTTTTCTCGACTGTTTCGTTGTTTGCTTGCTTCGAACATATTTTCAATGATATCCCCCGTGGCACGCAGCGTGGTTGGGCCCCTTCAGCAAGGGGGACATAACTGGCACAACTACTCAATGTTGCTACACCTAATTAGCAGCCTTCTACTAATTATTTAAGTGTACAAGTTGTAAACATTGAATTGGAGCCGGGTAGTATCTATTTAACAGAAGTCTAAAGCCGTCTCCAGGAGGTGCTGAGAAACGCATTGGCGTTTGGATTAATGGTTTTCCGAAAGCCTAGCTCACGCACATCAGGACTAAATTAACCGCAACGCCGATTCACTTGTCAGCAGATAtttcggaggaggaggaggaggaggaaataactttattgggtcccgaggaacccctccccacccactcttggtttagtggtcggcaggggtcgcgggccgcacccacgttgggacgggaagcccgtgagcctccgccctttcgggagccctctggacggcccggagctggatctggtggtcgtcgcttcgcagggcgtccacccagtcttcttctttagtgaacacggtgccgcttaacgcggagcattgccagagcatatgcgctagcgagcagtacgatgcgccacaatccggacattgcggctctacttctggtgaataacggctcagtctgcctctcgaggggaacgaccctgtctgaagcattctgaatatcgatgactgtggtcaagtgagtttagcgtggggcaGCGGGAAGATATTTCGGACATATTGTTTATTTCAAAGAGAAACATTGTAATCTGCCACCTAAGCAttgcgatttctcgtgcaagcaaCGTCTGCCTGTTTCAGTGATGCATCTGATGAAGTGGAATAATCTGCAGCAAGCGATGCGGATTTAATCTGTTGGAACTTGAAGAAATAAGTAAACAAAGCATGTGGCATAGAAGAGGAAGAGTGTGTGTATATGTAAAGTGCGATGTTCTTCTTAATGGAATGGTAAATTTCACAATGTGCATCGTCTGTCGCTTTACAGCAATCATACACTGTGCACAGAAAACGCTGGGCAAGAAAGCACTTGCTTTAGACAAAAAGGTTCTGTCACTATAGTGACAGGGTTATAACCATGGCGGTGAACTGCACCACAGAAACGTCCAGCGGGCGCTTTCTAATTATTTCTAGAAGATTCGAAAATTTTCAAGTACTATTACAAAGGTGAAATGTGGCGCGCCCTCAGTGTTCGACGCATATCCATGTTATTCTGCAGCACCTGCTCGAACTGGGCGCCAAGTCTACGCAACTGTGTCCGCACGTGGGGTGCGTGACGTACGCGCTGTGCAGTCATTGTTCGAGCCTCGTGTGAAGTATCTTTATTTTGACAAAATAAGTACTGGGGTtctatcaggcacgtacccaggatttctttccggcggggcggggggggggggcgcaactcaaggtaacttctatgcaaatgaggggggggggtgtactttacacgtacaaatgtgaataacgtccagcattcgccataaaaacgtgTAAATCTGCAAAATACAAATGAAATAAGGtatattttacaggtacgcctgtgcgatacacctcccctttgcttggcaaacaaggaactacgtcaaatggacttgcgtaggaaagaaacgcaggaagaacactgccaagaacaagcacAGAAGCCAAAGTGTAAAATAGAGATCACTTTAGTAGTATACAActtaaaaacagcagttggcaaccaaggcacacaaaccgcgcggagttgtgttacttcgccagccaatcacaggaGCTAACAAAATCGTtctcatgcggccttttcaaaatggcgtcgtacttgatacttTCGGGGCGTCTGCTATTTTTGAAGAGTTTTTTCATCGatggaagcaatgaggtgtgcaacagatatggaccaagtgtatggagtctgagcattttacttttcaaaagtctgcggtgccgttcatttcactggtgaacccgttttactcatagaacttcactgccaactgaagtcaaACTTGGcagtaaatagttgcagcaaagcaagcatgttatttcagttcaataaaaaattaggctttggccattccactataataggcgagacAAAAGGTGAAAAATTACGcacaaatatttttatttttgcggttaccgccttatttgagtaaaagaaaaagtttgaagtacgaattatttgcagcctcgcggaggaacagtggctggcggttataagggcgtgggcggggcttcactgcagatgTAATTTGTATCCGGCTATAGTAGCCTTTTTTGAATttgctctggaagaattatagagaaatatatatttgcagagcaatcacagttcttttggatccctcgtttactgctctaccaagtgaagtgccgcaaccgactcgtattgtcatttgggaagttacgtaacgatgcctggctgccagtcccgtacaaccgcgtagggcGCAAGACggtgcgattctagacgtactacgcccaccgcggatggttagaaaaacacctacgtaagcacagcagagaagtggatacgttaggcggctcgaatgataactgtagaagcgtcatgtTCGTcgcttctttttatgcgaagcatattactagagctcaacccagctcctcaggcgcggcggtgtcgccttcaataccacgtgacaccgtgacgtcacgatagaggagaaacggggctccaactcgcgccgtcgctcgcggcgtcgccccccgcatcggtcgcggtgagcgtcgagcaacgcagcgttcggcgcgacaacgaaatgtgcgcctgagcaagcgccgcacgcctgatgcctgtttcacatgatgcgattttcgtcgcaccggaagtgcgatttccgtcgtttgcgatgaaaatcgcagtcgcagtgccgaccccccgattttcggctgcgaccaaccggttggtcgcacagtcgcaccgtcgcaccgatcgctgcgattttccgtcgaaattgcgcggagagctgtcaacggagctatttcgccggtttgttttgatggcgtctcgcacgacaagtgcaatcgcggagacgtggatcgtcgaattaggtacgtgcgcgaattaagggagaataaaaaacttgtacagattgcattctcctattgctatgcgtttgttgacacgctacacagcaaatgaagtgcattttcacgtttgcttcgtgcgcctttgcgagttgtcagtcctaggaggtgttcgatccccagcagacgacgaggtcgtcacaattttcttttgttgagtagcatgcaaaaatcgcgcttacggagcagcttgaattatttcaacctcggcaagggcaaatgacaagacagcaaagtacccgaagtttctacgttgcgctgaacgcggtaccgttcagttgcattttcttgtcggttttcaagcatgaatttcccgatgcatcttgaaagcttatcttgcctcttattaaattcgacagagcaaaagtgtaggctatcgtaatgaatttgctacggtagcattaaatccgtggcttgaataaaatattacatgcacgttaagttgcacctcttctctggagatttttttttcttgcacagaaaccagtaaacgaagtcagccagtacaagcagttcttgcacattcacagcggatcaagtgtgca
This window contains:
- the LOC135904009 gene encoding uncharacterized protein isoform X3, whose translation is MTPVLVLATVLAFASGGSVSQQRVATRTGTSTHFKTQDSQGNYRFGYDVVHSSGSSFHKEESSNGVKVGSYGLRDIDGRVRVVNYVADAQGFRADVRTNEPGVEPMKDPAGATISGPPPVAALPDLTAGEPSDEDEEAVATVTAEPTAELPAEGTADVPAAPTLSTSSTSGRSTVVPPVSIEPDVIQNQPGAAKDADTSVSVHAGGDVAPPEVLTDADEVSAKPPARRRTKPRPPVFPPSPAPRPVPSESPPSVPLAAPAAKEIGGVSSGPSPKRPGAPPRRKVSMPRYPFYVDAADVHIVGPAFHPAPAVPFHRRPGGFQVAAFHGGFPFKVARHPPFSPAAFGYFPAGVPQLSSFAPSHPDGAFHPVFYANPALASAFFHSAQLSHAGFPFGQLKWPYHAPFLPPVVAFPF
- the LOC135904009 gene encoding uncharacterized protein isoform X2, whose protein sequence is MAPARTHGVEEPVLVLATVLAFASGGSVSQQRVATRTGTSTHFKTQDSQGNYRFGYDVVHSSGSSFHKEESSNGVKVGSYGLRDIDGRVRVVNYVADAQGFRADVRTNEPGVEPMKDPAGATISGPPPVAALPDLTAGEPSDEDEEAVATVTAEPTAELPAEGTADVPAAPTLSTSSTSGRSTVVPPVSIEPDVIQNQPGAAKDADTSVSVHAGGDVAPPEVLTDADEVSAKPPARRRTKPRPPVFPPSPAPRPVPSESPPSVPLAAPAAKEIGGVSSGPSPKRPGAPPRRKVSMPRYPFYVDAADVHIVGPAFHPAPAVPFHRRPGGFQVAAFHGGFPFKVARHPPFSPAAFGYFPAGVPQLSSFAPSHPDGAFHPVFYANPALASAFFHSAQLSHAGFPFGQLKWPYHAPFLPPVVAFPF
- the LOC135904009 gene encoding atrophin-1-like isoform X1, with translation MRLQLLSGETWLPDKDKYTCQYCLGGLDAGSLRAVAGRDRFLGDVKRSGSDVGVPWTETRHPASPLLCRSFGAVFQIRSTATHRFSLGSTALFLPVLVLATVLAFASGGSVSQQRVATRTGTSTHFKTQDSQGNYRFGYDVVHSSGSSFHKEESSNGVKVGSYGLRDIDGRVRVVNYVADAQGFRADVRTNEPGVEPMKDPAGATISGPPPVAALPDLTAGEPSDEDEEAVATVTAEPTAELPAEGTADVPAAPTLSTSSTSGRSTVVPPVSIEPDVIQNQPGAAKDADTSVSVHAGGDVAPPEVLTDADEVSAKPPARRRTKPRPPVFPPSPAPRPVPSESPPSVPLAAPAAKEIGGVSSGPSPKRPGAPPRRKVSMPRYPFYVDAADVHIVGPAFHPAPAVPFHRRPGGFQVAAFHGGFPFKVARHPPFSPAAFGYFPAGVPQLSSFAPSHPDGAFHPVFYANPALASAFFHSAQLSHAGFPFGQLKWPYHAPFLPPVVAFPF